The following proteins are co-located in the Athene noctua chromosome 16, bAthNoc1.hap1.1, whole genome shotgun sequence genome:
- the NPEPL1 gene encoding putative aminopeptidase NPEPL1, with the protein MANVQLEFQASAGEADPQSRPLLVLGQLHNLHRLPWAQLRGKLQPRVTEEIWQSALSTLNPNPTDSCPLYLNYATVAALPSRVSRHNSPSAAQFITRLVRNCLPGGVNRCIVMVCERSEVFASACALARAFPLFTHRSSASRRTEKKTVTVEFFLVGQNNGPIEVATLKCLASATEGVRLAARIVDTPCNEMNTDAFLEEIKKVGKDLGITPTIIRDEELKERGFGGIYGVGKAALHPPALAVLSHTPDGATQTIAWVGKGIVYDTGGLSIKGKTTMPGMKRDCGGAAAILGAFRATVKQGFKDNLHAVFCLAENAVGPRATRPDDIHVLYSGKTVEINNTDAEGRLILADGVAYACKDLGADIILDMATLTGAQGIATGKYHAAVLTNNEEWEKACVKAGRNCGDLVHPLVYCPELHFSEFTSAVADMKNSVADRDNTPSSCAGLFIASHIGFDWPGVWVHIDIAAPVHAGERATGYGVALLLSLFGGASEDPLLNMVSPLGCNGDSPTEDMERDSKRRRLV; encoded by the exons ATGGCGAACGTGCAGCTGGAGTTCCAGGCCAGCGCCGGCGAGGCGGACCCGCAGAGCCGCCCGCTGCTCGTCCTGGGCCAGCTCCACAACCTGCACCGCCTGCCCTGGGCCCAGCTGCGGGGCAAGCTGCAGCCGCGGGTCACCGAGGAG ATATGGCAGTCGGCTTTAAGCACTCTGAATCCGAACCCCACGGACAGCTGTCCTCTCTACCTGAATTACGCCACTGTGGCCGCTTTGCCTTCCAGGGTCAGCCGGCACAATAGCCCATCTGCAGCTCAGTTCATCACCCGCCTGGTTAGAAATTGCCTTCCAGGAGGTGTCAACAGATGTATTGTT ATGGTCTGTGAGCGGTCTGAAGTCTTCGCTTCTGCTTGTGCATTGGCCAGGGCTTTCCCGTTGTTCACACATCGGTCCAGCGCATCAAGACgcacagagaagaaaactgtaaCAGTAGAGTTTTTCCTGGTTGGACAAAACAATGGACCAATAGAAGTGGCAACACTTAAA TGTCTGGCAAGTGCTACAGAAGGAGTCAGGCTGGCTGCTCGAATTGTGGACACCCCATGCAATGAGATGAACACAGACGCCTTCCTGGAG GAAATCAAAAAAGTTGGCAAGGATTTGGGGATTACTCCTACCATTATTCGAGATGAGGAGCTGAAAGAGAGAGGCTTTGGAG GTATCTACGGAGTTGGCAAGGCAGCTCTGCATCCTCCAGCCCTAGCAGTTCTCAGTCACACTCCAGATGGTGCTACACAGACCATTGCATGGGTGGGCAAAGGTATTGTGTATGACACTGGAGGACTCAGCATTAAGGGGAAG ACTACTATGCCTGGAATGAAACGAGACTGTGGTGGAGCAGCTGCTATTTTGGGTGCCTTCAGAGCCACTGTAAAGCAA GGTTTTAAAGACAATCTTCATGCTGTTTTTTGTTTGGCCGAGAATGCAGTCGGACCACGTGCAACAAGACCTGACGACATTCATGTTCTTTACTCTGGAAA AACTGTGGAAATCAATAACACTGATGCAGAAGGTAGACTGATACTGGCTGATGGAGTAGCTTATGCGTGCAAGGATCTTGGAGCTGATATCATTCTTGATATGGCCACTCTTACTGGAGCTCAG GGAATTGCTACAGGAAAGTATCATGCTGCTGTCCTTACCAATAACGAAGAATGGGAAAAGGCTTGTGTTAAAGCTGGTCGGAACTGTGGGGACTTGGTCCATCCTCTTGTGTATTGTCCTGAGCTCCACTTCAGTGAATTTACCTCTGCTGTAGCTGATATGAAGAACTCTGTGGCG GACCGAGACAATACTCCAAGCTCCTGTGCTGGGCTCTTCATTGCTTCTCACATCGGCTTTGACTGGCCTGGAGTGTGGGTCCATATAGACATTGCTGCACCTGTCCATGCA ggtGAACGAGCTACTGGCTATGGCGTGGCTTTGTTGCTGTCCCTGTTTGGAGGGGCATCTGAAGACCCTTTGCTAAACATGGTGTCCCCTCTTGGGTGCAACGGTGACTCTCCCACCGAAGACATGGAGAGGGATTCCAAAAGGCGACGCCTGGTGTAA